The DNA segment ATCATTGGGCACTCGGAACGCCGCCACATTTTCGGCGAAAGCGACGCCTTCATCAACCAAAAAGTGCACGCCGCGTTCGCCCACGGGTTGACCCCCATTCTGGCTGTTGGCGAAAAAATCGAACAACGCCGCGCCGGCGAGCATGAAGCCGTTGTCGAAGCGCAATTGGCGCAAGGGCTGGAAGGCGTGAGCGCCGAGCAAGCCCGCACGCTCGTCATTGCGTATGAACCTGTCTGGGCAATCGGCACCGGCGAAACCGCCACCCCCGAAGACGCCCAAGCCATGCACGCTTTTATCCGTGGCTGGCTGGCGGCGCGCTTCGGCGACGATGTCGCCCAACAGGTCATCATCCAGTACGGCGGCTCCGTCAAGCCCAACAACGTGGACGCGCTCATGGCGCAACCCGACATTGACGGCGCCCTTGTTGGCGGCGCATCATTGCACGCCGAAAGTTTTGCGCGTATCATCCAATTCCAGTAAAGCGCAAAGGCAAAGCCATTCGATGACCGAAGAATTCACCGTCCAACTTCCCTTCTTTGAAGGACCGCTCGACCTGCTGTTGCACCTCATCGAGCGGCGCGAACTGGATATTACCAAAGTCTCACTCGCCATGGTCACCGACGAGTACATGGCGTACCTGGCGGCGCTTGAACGCGTTGACCCGGGGCGCGTTGCCGATTTTCTCGTCGTCGCGGCGCGTTTGTTGTTGCTGAAAAGCCGCATGTTGCTCCCACAGGAACGCCAGGAAGAAGAAGAGGAAGAAGACGACGGCGAAGCCCTTGCGCGGGCGCTGGAAGCCTATCGCCAATTCAAGCAGATTGCCGAACTCCTTGCCGAACGTGAAGCGGCGGGGTTGCGCGCCTACGTCCGCGAAGCCCCGCCGCCCGACCTTGAACCCCGTTTGTCGCCCAACGGCGTCTCGGTGAACGATTTGCTCGCCGCCCTGCGCGATATTTTGCGCCAAAAACCCCCGCCGCCCGAATCTGTGGACAAGGTTGTGCGCCCTCTGCGCGTGACCGTCCGCCAACGCATTCGCACCCTGGCGGCGCGCCTGCGCCAGGGGGGGCGTTTCCGCTTCGAGGAACTGTTTGCCGGCGATGTTGACCGGCAAGACGTCATCGCCACGTTTCTGGCGTTGCTGGAAACGCTCAAACTCGGCTGGGCGCGTGTCGAACAAGAAAAGCCCTTTGCGCCCATTTACATTGAGCCGATTGTCGAAAACGTGCCCGCCGAGGGTGAAGAACCCGAATTCACCTCGGAATTTGACGAGCCGCCTGCGGAATAACCGCGACGGCTTCCCCTCGCCTGCATTTTTCCTCGCCCTGTTCCTTTCTGCACACTGCTCTTGCGTTGCGTCTCATTTGTTGCCATAATCGCCATTGATTGAAACGCCACATCATCCAACCCCAAGAATTGATGAAGGATGCGACTTATGCGCACAATCGTTTCATTTTTTGCGTGGCTTCTCGCTCTTGGCTTGATATTTTCACTCACGTTGACAGCCACAGCGCAAACCGAATGCCCCTATGCCGTCATTCGCCTGGAGATCACCCCGCCGCCCGACACCAACGCCATCTGCACCGCCGCCCGTCCCCTTTCCGAAGCGGGGTATCGCGTGTTCGTCCTGCTCACCGACCGCACCTTCAACAGCGAAGCGGAGTGGTTCGCCTATCTGGACCAGGTCGAAGCCGAAGCCGGCTTGCGCGACCCACGTGTCGAAGACGGCTTTGCACGCAACGCCATTGCGCTTGAAGTCACCACCCAAAACGCGCCGTGGAACGTCGTCATCACCTACGGCGAACGCCTGTTTGGCACGCCGCTCGACAACGACGCGACCATTGACCAACTCAAAGAAACCGTGCGCCGCGGCCTCGCCGAGAACCGCCCCGAAACGGGCGTTGCGCAGGCACTCGCGCGCCTCGCCGCGACCGTCGGCGCGGTGCAAATGGCGACGGGTGAAGAACCCACCGCCCCCACCCCCGCCATCGCCCCCGAAGCCGAGCAATCCGCTTCTTCATGGGTGCGCTGGCTGGTGGGGCTTGGTCTGCTAGGTGGGGCGGGCGCTTTGGGGTGGAAAATGTCCGAGCCCGTGCGCGCCCGCCGCCGCGAAGAAGCCCGCCTGCGCGCCCACTTGCGCGCTGTGCAAAACGCCACCGCCACCATTCTCGCCGCGCTCGACACACTCCTGAGCGGTATACGTCCCGAAGACACCCCGCTCTACCAAATGTTCCAGGCGTACCACGGGCATCTCTACGATGACCTCGACGCCGAAGTGCACGACCTGCTCCGTCAGGCGCAAGCCGCCCTGCGCGACGCGTTCGATGTCTATCACGCGCTCAGCGACGCCGCCGCACAACGCCAACGCCCCCTGGAAGACCAGATACGCGATTGGGAACTGCTCTACCTCACCCTCGTCGGCACGGACGAGCGCGTGCGGAACCTCACCGACGACCAGGTGCGCGAACTGCTGGACCCGCTCTCCATCACCGAGAACACGCCCCCCGAAGAGGGGCAACTCGCCCGCCAACTCGACGCCCTGCGCGCCGACCTACGCGGCAAAACCATGCGCGTTCCCCTGCAATTTGTGGACCCCGAGCGGGTTGACCAGGCGGGCATTCTTGGGCTGATTGACCGCGTCAAAGCCCACATCGCCCACCTCTACCATGCCCGCCAACAAGCGCCGCAAGAAATTGACGCCCTGCGCGCCCGCCGCGACGCCCTTGCCGCCGCCATTCCCGACGACTTTGTCATGCCCCCCGAAGACCTGCTCGCCCCCATTGACCAACACCTGACACACGCCGACGACCTGCTGCGCGAACACCGCTACCTTGACGTGCTCGACCTTGCCGAAGACCTCGACGCAATGCTCGACGCCGCCGAAGCCTTCCTCGAAGCCGTGGAATTGCACCGCGAACACCTGAAACTCGTGGAAGAAGCCGCCGCCGAAGGCTACCGTCCCCCCGAACTGCCCAACGCACTCCGCGCCGCCGACGACGCCCTTTCGCGCGCCATGCACGCCCTTTCACAGCCCGAAGGCGTCGCCGCCCAAAACGCCGTGGACGCCTTCATCGCCGCGACAACGCACGTGCGCAACGTGGTGAACGACTGGCGCACCCTGCATCAAACCAACGCCGCCCGTTTCGAGAACCTGAAACAGCGCGCCGAACAGGTGCGCACCACGTGGGAAACCCGCACCCGCCCCGAATGGGAAGCCCTGCAAGCCTACCCCAGCGCCAATTGGGACGACATCGCGCCGCGAGTGCGTGAAGCCGAACACGCCTTCGAGACCATCACCGACGCGCTCACCGAAGCCGACCGCTTCAATGCGCTCCACGTGCAAGACTTCACTCGCGCCGCCCAACGACTCACCGACGCCGCGCACGCCCTCACACTCGTGCAAAACGTGCAACAACTCATCAGCGACCGCCTGCAAGCCGTTCGCAACGCGGAGCAATACATCGAAACCAGCCTGCAAAAAGCCATCGCCGACCTGCACGCGCTGGAAGAACTGCACACGCGCGAAGACCGCCGCTTGGGCGAGGATATCAAAGAACACCTGCACGAACTGCATACCATGTTCGACACCGTGCGCCGCCTCATCGGCAAACGCCATTACGCCCCCGCCCAGCAAACCCTCAACGAAGCCCTTGCCCTGCTCAGCGAGACCCAACAACGCGCGCACCAACAACTCGAAGCCACCCGCATCGCCGAACAGGAAATCGCTGCCCAAGCCATCGAAGCCCAAAAGCTCCGCACCGCCCTTGAAGCCGCCCTGGACACGCTCCCCGAATCCGCGCGCACACCCGAACTCATCACACAAGCCAACACCGCCCGCCGCCTGCTGAACGAAGCCGAAGAAGCGCGCGCCGCCCTGCCCACCCTGGCTGATGAAGCATTGCACGCCACCCTTGAAGAAACACGCCGGCACTACACCCAAGCCCTCGACGCCCTGCGCGCCGCCCAGGAACAAGTGCAAATCGCCGCCAGCCTCTACCAACAAACCCTGGAAGAAACGCGGCAACTCATCGAAGAAACC comes from the Ardenticatena maritima genome and includes:
- the tpiA gene encoding triose-phosphate isomerase, producing MRTPLIAANWKMHKTVPEAVAMLRDLLDRLGGQAPTDRRVLICPPFTALSAVRDVLDGTGIFWGAQNMHPAEEGAFTGEISARMLTDLGCSYVIIGHSERRHIFGESDAFINQKVHAAFAHGLTPILAVGEKIEQRRAGEHEAVVEAQLAQGLEGVSAEQARTLVIAYEPVWAIGTGETATPEDAQAMHAFIRGWLAARFGDDVAQQVIIQYGGSVKPNNVDALMAQPDIDGALVGGASLHAESFARIIQFQ
- a CDS encoding segregation and condensation protein A, which encodes MTEEFTVQLPFFEGPLDLLLHLIERRELDITKVSLAMVTDEYMAYLAALERVDPGRVADFLVVAARLLLLKSRMLLPQERQEEEEEEDDGEALARALEAYRQFKQIAELLAEREAAGLRAYVREAPPPDLEPRLSPNGVSVNDLLAALRDILRQKPPPPESVDKVVRPLRVTVRQRIRTLAARLRQGGRFRFEELFAGDVDRQDVIATFLALLETLKLGWARVEQEKPFAPIYIEPIVENVPAEGEEPEFTSEFDEPPAE